A section of the Enterobacter sp. C2 genome encodes:
- the kdsB gene encoding 3-deoxy-manno-octulosonate cytidylyltransferase, whose translation MSFVVIIPARYASTRLPGKPLVDINGKPMVVHVLERARESGAARIIVATDHPDVALAVEAAGGEVCMTRADHQSGTERLAEVVEKCGFSDNTVIVNVQGDEPMIPPAIIRQVAENLAQRQVGMATLAVPIHSAEEAFNPNAVKVVMDSEGYALYFSRATIPWDRDRFAQSREAIGDTFLRHIGIYGYRAGFIRRYVTWQPSQLEQIEMLEQLRVLWNGEKIHVDVAQAIPGTGVDTAEDLARVRAELR comes from the coding sequence ATGAGTTTCGTTGTTATCATTCCTGCGCGTTATGCTTCAACCCGCCTGCCGGGTAAGCCGCTGGTGGATATCAACGGCAAGCCGATGGTCGTGCACGTGCTGGAGCGGGCACGCGAGTCCGGGGCGGCGCGAATTATCGTTGCCACCGATCATCCTGACGTGGCGCTGGCCGTCGAGGCGGCAGGGGGCGAAGTGTGCATGACCCGCGCCGATCACCAGTCGGGCACCGAGCGGCTGGCAGAGGTGGTGGAGAAGTGCGGCTTTAGCGATAACACGGTCATCGTTAACGTTCAGGGCGACGAGCCGATGATCCCGCCGGCGATTATTCGCCAGGTGGCGGAGAATCTGGCCCAGCGCCAGGTAGGGATGGCGACGCTGGCCGTGCCGATCCACAGTGCGGAAGAGGCGTTTAACCCCAACGCGGTTAAAGTGGTGATGGACAGCGAGGGCTACGCGCTGTACTTCTCCCGGGCGACCATTCCATGGGATCGCGACCGCTTCGCCCAGTCGCGCGAGGCTATCGGCGACACCTTCCTGCGCCATATCGGTATCTACGGCTACCGGGCCGGGTTTATCCGCCGCTACGTCACCTGGCAGCCAAGCCAGCTGGAGCAGATCGAGATGCTGGAACAGCTGCGCGTGCTCTGGAACGGGGAAAAAATTCACGTTGATGTGGCGCAGGCCATCCCCGGCACCGGCGTGGATACCGCAGAAGATCTCGCTCGCGTGCGTGCTGAACTCCGTTAA
- a CDS encoding YcbJ family phosphotransferase produces the protein MEQLRAELSHLLGEKLSRVECVNEKADTALWSLYDSHGHPMPLLARSFTTPGLARQLAWKMSMLARSGTVRMPVVYGVMTHDEHAGPDVMLIERLRGVPVEAPARTPERWEQLKDQIVEALLAWHRQDSHGCVGVVDSTQENIWPSWYRQRVEVLWNTLNQFKNTGLTMQDKRILFRTRECLPKLFEGFNDNCVLVHGNLNLRSMLKDARTDQLVAMVGPGVMLWAPREYELFRLSDSALAEGLLWHYLQHAPVSESFIWRRWLYMLWDEVAQLVNTGHFNRANFDLASKSLVPWLA, from the coding sequence ATGGAACAACTACGTGCCGAACTGAGCCACCTGCTGGGGGAAAAACTCAGCCGCGTGGAGTGTGTTAACGAGAAGGCGGACACCGCGCTGTGGTCACTGTACGACAGCCACGGCCACCCCATGCCCTTGCTGGCGAGAAGCTTTACTACGCCCGGTCTGGCGCGGCAGCTGGCGTGGAAGATGTCGATGCTGGCCCGCAGCGGTACGGTTCGCATGCCGGTGGTTTACGGGGTGATGACCCATGACGAGCACGCCGGCCCGGACGTGATGCTGATCGAGCGGCTGCGCGGCGTACCGGTTGAGGCTCCGGCCCGCACGCCGGAGCGCTGGGAGCAGCTCAAAGATCAGATCGTTGAGGCGCTGCTCGCCTGGCATCGGCAGGATAGCCACGGCTGTGTCGGCGTGGTGGACAGCACCCAGGAGAACATCTGGCCCTCATGGTATCGCCAGCGGGTTGAGGTGCTGTGGAACACCCTGAACCAGTTTAAAAATACGGGCCTGACGATGCAGGATAAACGGATCCTGTTCCGCACCCGGGAGTGCCTGCCCAAACTCTTTGAAGGCTTTAACGACAACTGCGTGCTGGTGCACGGTAATTTGAACCTGCGCAGCATGTTAAAAGATGCCCGCACCGATCAGCTGGTGGCGATGGTAGGGCCAGGCGTCATGCTCTGGGCGCCGCGGGAGTACGAGCTGTTTCGCCTCTCCGACAGCGCGCTGGCAGAAGGGCTGCTGTGGCACTATCTCCAGCATGCCCCGGTTTCCGAGTCGTTTATCTGGCGGCGCTGGCTCTACATGCTGTGGGACGAGGTGGCGCAGCTTGTGAACACCGGCCATTTCAACCGCGCCAATTTTGATCTCGCCTCAAAATCACTTGTGCCGTGGCTCGCCTGA
- the elyC gene encoding envelope biogenesis factor ElyC, producing MLFTLKKYIGGMLLPLPLLLLLMGIGLALVWFTRYQKSGKALMSAGWLALVLISLQPVADGMLRPIEQTYPTWRGTQQVKYIVVLGGGYTWNDTWAPSSNLINNSLPRLTEAVRLWRQNPGAKMIFTGAPAVTNPVSTAEAGARVAETLGIPRSDIMTLDSAKDTEEEAAAVKQAIGETPFLLVTSASHLPRAMIFFRHAGLNPLPAPANQLAIDSPLNPWERIIPSPVWLMHSDRVGYETLGRVWQWLKGSSGEPRHK from the coding sequence ATGCTTTTTACGCTGAAGAAATACATTGGTGGGATGCTGCTGCCCCTGCCGCTGCTGCTTTTGCTGATGGGGATTGGCCTGGCGCTGGTCTGGTTTACCCGCTATCAGAAGTCAGGTAAGGCGCTGATGAGCGCGGGCTGGCTGGCGCTGGTGCTAATCAGCCTCCAACCGGTGGCGGACGGTATGCTCAGGCCGATAGAGCAGACCTACCCGACCTGGCGCGGCACCCAGCAGGTGAAATACATTGTGGTGCTCGGCGGGGGCTACACCTGGAACGATACGTGGGCACCCAGCTCCAACCTCATCAACAACAGCCTGCCGCGTCTGACAGAGGCGGTACGCCTGTGGCGGCAAAATCCAGGCGCCAAAATGATCTTCACTGGGGCACCGGCGGTCACCAACCCGGTCAGCACCGCCGAGGCCGGGGCGCGGGTGGCTGAAACGCTGGGCATCCCGCGCAGCGACATTATGACGCTCGACAGTGCCAAAGATACCGAAGAGGAGGCCGCCGCGGTGAAGCAGGCTATTGGCGAGACGCCGTTTCTGCTGGTGACCTCGGCGTCGCATCTGCCCAGGGCGATGATCTTTTTCCGCCACGCAGGCTTAAATCCCCTGCCCGCGCCGGCCAACCAACTGGCGATCGACTCGCCGCTTAACCCCTGGGAGCGTATTATCCCCTCCCCGGTATGGCTGATGCACAGCGACCGGGTCGGCTATGAGACGCTGGGGCGCGTCTGGCAGTGGCTTAAGGGTTCGTCAGGCGAGCCACGGCACAAGTGA
- the cmoM gene encoding tRNA uridine 5-oxyacetic acid(34) methyltransferase CmoM codes for MQDRNFDDIAEKFSRNIYGTTKGQLRQALLWQDLDALLATFGPRPLRILDAGGGEGQTAIRLAKLGHHVTLCDLSGEMVARASAAAEAEGMIDNMHFIHCAAQDIAQHLESPVDLILFHAVLEWVAEPVAVLQTLWSALRHGGALSLMFYNANGLLMRNVLVGNFGYVQQGMYKKKRRTLSPDFPRDPQQVYGWLEEMGWQITGKTGIRVFHDYLRDKQKQHDCFAALVELETRYCRQEPYLSLGRYIHVTAQKPQVDTRINDE; via the coding sequence ATGCAGGATCGCAATTTCGATGACATCGCGGAGAAGTTTTCCCGCAATATCTATGGCACGACGAAAGGGCAGCTACGTCAGGCGCTCCTGTGGCAGGATCTTGACGCGCTGCTGGCGACCTTTGGCCCACGGCCGCTGCGTATTCTTGATGCTGGGGGCGGAGAGGGGCAGACGGCCATCCGGCTGGCGAAGCTTGGTCATCACGTCACCCTGTGCGATCTGTCGGGTGAGATGGTTGCCCGGGCCAGCGCGGCGGCGGAGGCGGAAGGTATGATCGACAACATGCATTTTATCCACTGCGCCGCTCAGGACATTGCCCAGCACTTGGAATCGCCGGTCGATCTGATATTGTTCCATGCCGTGCTGGAGTGGGTCGCTGAGCCGGTTGCCGTCCTGCAAACCCTCTGGTCGGCGCTGCGTCACGGCGGCGCGCTGTCGCTGATGTTTTACAATGCCAACGGCCTGCTGATGCGGAACGTGCTGGTCGGCAATTTTGGCTATGTGCAGCAGGGCATGTACAAAAAGAAACGGCGGACGCTTTCACCGGACTTTCCGCGCGATCCGCAGCAGGTTTACGGCTGGCTCGAAGAGATGGGCTGGCAGATCACCGGTAAAACCGGTATCAGAGTTTTTCACGATTATCTGCGCGATAAGCAAAAACAGCATGACTGTTTTGCTGCATTAGTGGAGCTGGAGACGCGTTACTGCCGCCAGGAGCCCTACCTGAGCCTGGGACGCTATATACACGTTACCGCGCAGAAGCCGCAGGTAGATACAAGGATTAACGATGAGTGA
- the mukF gene encoding chromosome partition protein MukF, with protein MSEFSQTVPELVAWARKNDFSIALPVDRLSFLLAVATLNGERLDGEMSEGELIDAFRHVSEAFEQTSETIGVRANNAINDMVRQRLLNRFTSEQAEGNAIYRLTPLGIGITDYYIRQREFSTLRLSMQLSIVASELKRAADAAAEGGDEFHWHRHVYAPLKYSVAEIFDSIDLTQRIMDEQQQLVKDDIAQLLNKDWRAAISSCELLLSETSGTLRELQDTLEAAGDKLQANLLRIQDATLAHNDLEFVDRLVFDLQSKLDRIISWGQQAIDLWIGYDRHVHKFIRTAIDMDKNRVFAQRLRQSVQSYFDAPWALTYASADRLLDMRDEEMTLRDEEVTGELPPDLEFEEFNEIREQLAAMIEAQLAVYKTRAVPLDLGLVVREYLAQYPRARHFDVARIVVDQAVRLGVAQGDFTGLPAKWQPINDYGARVQAHVIDKY; from the coding sequence ATGAGTGAATTTTCCCAGACAGTCCCCGAACTGGTTGCCTGGGCCAGAAAAAATGATTTCTCGATCGCGCTGCCGGTGGACAGACTCTCCTTTTTGCTGGCTGTCGCCACGCTCAACGGCGAGCGACTCGATGGCGAGATGAGCGAAGGGGAGCTGATTGACGCGTTTCGTCACGTCAGCGAGGCGTTTGAGCAGACCAGCGAAACCATCGGCGTGCGCGCCAATAACGCCATCAACGATATGGTGCGCCAGCGCCTGCTGAACCGCTTTACCAGCGAGCAGGCCGAGGGGAACGCCATCTACCGTTTGACGCCTCTCGGGATCGGCATCACGGACTACTACATTCGTCAGCGCGAGTTCTCTACGCTGCGCCTCTCAATGCAGCTCTCTATTGTTGCCAGCGAGCTGAAACGCGCGGCTGACGCGGCGGCGGAAGGCGGAGACGAGTTCCACTGGCATCGTCACGTCTATGCCCCGCTCAAATACTCCGTTGCGGAGATTTTCGACAGCATCGATTTGACCCAGCGGATTATGGACGAGCAGCAGCAGCTGGTGAAAGATGACATCGCCCAGCTGCTAAACAAAGACTGGCGAGCGGCGATCTCCAGCTGTGAGCTTCTGCTGTCGGAAACGTCCGGTACCCTGCGCGAGCTGCAGGATACGCTGGAGGCGGCGGGGGATAAGCTGCAGGCCAACCTGCTGCGCATCCAGGATGCGACCCTCGCCCATAACGATCTCGAGTTCGTCGACCGGCTGGTGTTCGATCTGCAAAGCAAGCTGGACCGCATTATCAGCTGGGGTCAGCAGGCTATCGATCTGTGGATCGGCTACGACCGCCACGTACATAAGTTTATCCGTACCGCCATCGATATGGATAAAAACCGCGTCTTTGCCCAGCGCCTGCGCCAGTCGGTGCAGTCTTACTTCGATGCGCCATGGGCACTGACCTACGCCAGCGCCGATCGTCTGCTGGATATGCGCGACGAAGAGATGACGCTGCGCGATGAAGAGGTCACCGGCGAACTGCCGCCGGATCTCGAATTTGAAGAGTTTAACGAAATTCGCGAGCAGCTTGCCGCCATGATTGAAGCGCAGCTGGCGGTATATAAAACCAGAGCAGTGCCACTGGATCTCGGTCTCGTAGTGCGCGAATATCTGGCGCAATATCCGCGGGCGCGTCACTTTGACGTTGCGCGAATTGTGGTTGATCAGGCGGTACGCCTCGGCGTAGCGCAGGGCGATTTCACCGGGTTGCCAGCAAAATGGCAGCCAATTAATGATTACGGAGCCAGGGTACAGGCGCATGTCATTGACAAATATTGA